A genomic region of Rheinheimera sp. MMS21-TC3 contains the following coding sequences:
- a CDS encoding sodium:solute symporter family transporter has protein sequence MFQFSTTSALLILLGFYGLTFLFTLSIGKKQENADGYMVSNGSVGFSMSAASMTATWIWAASFYAAASSGYQYGLSGAIHYGFWGALMILFIYPFGRRFRKLAPNAHTLAEIMHARHGSSSQMILAGSNIIGSLISLMVNFTAAGALVDILSPLTFTQGVLIAGAGVLSYTFWSGFRSSVFTDFGQLVAMIVAAVVIIPMIFFQLGGPELFEQGMHNLTPEQASFYSPTAILEQGAPFFVAVLAYAIGNQTIAQRLFAVREDLIKPSFITATIGYGSIVIGLGMLGLLALLAGVTPIDGDLNNLIPQMAATYLPPVMVILLFVMVIGSLSSTADSDLSALSAIIMTDVYAKHISKNKPNPKIMLLVGRATMVIATTLGVTFASLKLDILSMLIFVGALWGAIVFPVIASLYWKKVTNAAFTSSVAIAFVLFVLVRFNFVTLTGATAIGFEILAALGGAVVIGLMSFGFFGRRVGIVLGAIVACVLLFYTLGFLRNYIVLLSSLTAYGASALICTAMTLLSKKPDFNFNDIDKRVVEFHTEELNKEI, from the coding sequence ATGTTTCAATTTAGTACAACCAGTGCGCTTTTAATCCTTCTAGGATTTTATGGGCTCACTTTTCTTTTCACTTTAAGCATAGGAAAAAAACAAGAAAACGCTGACGGCTATATGGTATCTAATGGTTCTGTTGGCTTTAGTATGTCAGCCGCGAGTATGACCGCAACGTGGATCTGGGCAGCTTCTTTTTATGCCGCAGCGAGCTCCGGTTATCAATATGGTTTATCTGGCGCTATTCATTATGGTTTCTGGGGCGCCTTAATGATTTTATTTATTTACCCTTTTGGCCGCCGCTTTCGCAAATTAGCCCCTAATGCCCATACTCTTGCAGAAATAATGCATGCGCGCCATGGCAGTTCTAGCCAAATGATCTTAGCCGGTTCAAACATTATCGGCAGTCTAATTAGCTTAATGGTTAACTTTACTGCAGCCGGCGCCCTTGTTGATATTTTATCTCCCCTTACCTTTACTCAAGGTGTTCTCATTGCCGGTGCAGGTGTTCTTTCTTACACCTTTTGGTCAGGTTTTCGCTCATCAGTTTTCACCGACTTTGGCCAACTCGTTGCCATGATAGTGGCCGCTGTTGTTATTATTCCAATGATTTTCTTTCAACTCGGAGGCCCAGAATTATTTGAGCAAGGCATGCATAACTTAACGCCTGAACAAGCCAGCTTCTATTCACCTACCGCAATTTTAGAACAAGGCGCTCCTTTTTTTGTTGCCGTGTTAGCTTATGCCATCGGTAATCAAACTATCGCTCAACGCTTATTTGCAGTGCGTGAAGATTTAATTAAACCTAGCTTTATTACTGCCACCATAGGTTATGGTTCCATTGTTATTGGTTTAGGTATGCTAGGCTTATTAGCCTTGTTGGCCGGTGTAACCCCGATTGATGGTGATTTAAATAATTTAATTCCACAAATGGCAGCAACTTATTTACCGCCTGTTATGGTGATATTGTTATTTGTTATGGTTATAGGCTCACTTTCATCCACCGCAGATTCAGACTTATCGGCACTTTCCGCTATTATTATGACGGATGTCTACGCTAAACATATCAGCAAAAATAAGCCAAACCCAAAAATTATGCTGTTAGTTGGTCGCGCCACTATGGTTATTGCTACAACCCTTGGGGTGACTTTTGCTAGCTTAAAACTTGATATTTTATCCATGTTAATTTTTGTTGGTGCTTTATGGGGTGCTATCGTCTTTCCTGTAATTGCCAGTTTATATTGGAAAAAAGTCACTAATGCTGCTTTTACTAGCTCGGTTGCCATCGCCTTTGTGTTATTTGTATTAGTTAGATTTAACTTTGTCACCCTAACTGGTGCCACTGCTATTGGCTTTGAGATCCTAGCAGCCTTAGGCGGTGCTGTGGTTATTGGCTTAATGAGTTTTGGTTTTTTTGGCCGGCGCGTAGGTATTGTACTAGGGGCAATAGTCGCTTGCGTTTTACTCTTTTATACTCTGGGCTTTTTACGTAACTACATCGTGTTATTAAGCTCGTTAACAGCTTATGGCGCTAGTGCTTTAATCTGTACCGCTATGACTCTACTTAGCAAAAAGCCAGATTTTAATTTTAATGATATTGATAAACGTGTTGTGGAATTCCACACAGAAGAACTTAATAAGGAAATTTAA
- a CDS encoding putative transporter small subunit gives MSALMLTAYVLVWPFIASLVFLTLCVALVKDIKQANKDGSSLV, from the coding sequence ATGTCAGCATTAATGCTTACCGCTTATGTTTTAGTTTGGCCTTTTATTGCTAGTTTAGTATTTTTAACCTTATGTGTTGCTTTAGTTAAAGATATTAAACAAGCTAATAAAGATGGGAGTTCATTAGTTTAA
- a CDS encoding YigZ family protein has protein sequence MSDAVYFQPLAAAETSLEIKKSRFIASALPVKSELAARQFIQYHKTLTPSAHHHCSAYIIGAPALSQQFAYNDDGEPAGTAGKPMYQVLYGQNVGDICVVVTRFFGGVKLGTGGLARAYADCTKAVMEQLSLQQVLPSCELKLTYAYTHSAAIDALLHNANISILNSNYAEAITLCVRLPVTEVDSLITDLNQRTSGEINIKKQP, from the coding sequence GTGTCAGATGCCGTCTACTTTCAGCCGCTTGCTGCAGCAGAAACTAGCTTAGAGATTAAAAAGAGTCGGTTTATTGCCAGCGCTCTACCAGTAAAGTCTGAACTAGCTGCTAGGCAATTTATTCAATACCATAAAACATTAACGCCTTCAGCCCACCATCATTGCAGCGCTTATATTATTGGTGCACCAGCACTTTCACAGCAATTTGCTTATAACGATGATGGCGAGCCTGCTGGCACGGCTGGTAAACCTATGTATCAAGTGTTATATGGCCAAAATGTGGGTGATATTTGTGTTGTCGTGACCCGATTTTTTGGCGGTGTCAAACTGGGTACTGGCGGCTTAGCTAGGGCCTATGCCGATTGCACAAAAGCCGTAATGGAGCAGTTAAGCCTGCAGCAGGTTTTACCTAGTTGTGAGCTTAAGTTAACTTATGCCTATACGCACTCAGCTGCTATAGACGCCTTGTTACATAACGCCAACATAAGCATACTAAATAGTAACTATGCTGAAGCCATTACCCTATGTGTACGGTTGCCGGTTACTGAAGTAGACAGTTTAATAACTGATTTAAACCAGCGCACTAGTGGTGAAATTAATATTAAAAAACAGCCTTAA
- a CDS encoding LysR substrate-binding domain-containing protein — MKLPPLRALQYFEAVARLNSFSAAAKQLYVSQSAVSHQVKLLEQYLTADLFIRQGRNLYLTAVGERYFAEITGALDKISQASQQVQHGKSGSIRLALYSSLAVKWLIPKLADFRQQYPNINLSLHMVTEDPDFYDHDIDCFITINPPQQGAIKQFLFTEKLFPACSPQLWQQIQQHSLPDALWQFPLLSVQYANHQQVGDDWRLWCQHGGFELPKQVKINQFSHVLLAVEAARYNLGITLIDQFMLGAKESGHGLVAIPMHELVTGDDFYFTYRQSDANHNDLINLGRWLKQQSSFD, encoded by the coding sequence ATGAAATTGCCGCCTTTACGCGCGCTACAGTATTTTGAAGCGGTTGCACGGTTAAACAGTTTTTCTGCTGCAGCTAAGCAGTTATATGTGAGCCAAAGTGCGGTTAGTCATCAGGTAAAATTATTAGAACAATATTTAACTGCAGACTTATTTATTCGCCAAGGACGTAATCTGTATTTAACCGCGGTGGGAGAGCGCTACTTTGCAGAAATAACTGGCGCTTTAGATAAAATATCGCAAGCTAGCCAACAGGTGCAGCATGGTAAGTCGGGCAGTATCCGCTTAGCGTTATATAGCTCTTTAGCGGTTAAATGGTTGATCCCTAAATTGGCAGACTTTCGCCAGCAATATCCTAATATTAATTTAAGCTTACATATGGTGACTGAAGATCCTGATTTTTATGATCATGACATAGATTGCTTTATTACTATTAACCCACCACAACAGGGCGCTATAAAGCAGTTTCTATTTACTGAAAAGTTATTTCCAGCCTGTAGCCCGCAACTGTGGCAGCAAATACAACAACACAGCTTACCTGACGCCTTATGGCAATTTCCGCTGTTATCGGTGCAATATGCTAACCATCAACAAGTAGGTGATGATTGGCGTTTATGGTGTCAGCATGGTGGTTTTGAATTACCCAAGCAGGTTAAAATTAATCAGTTTAGCCATGTGCTGCTTGCTGTTGAAGCTGCGCGTTATAATTTAGGCATCACCTTAATTGACCAATTTATGCTAGGTGCAAAGGAGTCTGGTCATGGTCTAGTTGCTATTCCTATGCATGAGCTAGTAACTGGAGATGACTTCTATTTTACTTATCGGCAAAGTGATGCCAATCATAATGATCTAATCAATTTAGGTCGCTGGCTTAAGCAGCAATCTAGTTTTGATTAG
- a CDS encoding DMT family transporter produces MAKNSIKFAIALLVIGNIVAVFSDALIKTLSADGPIYQFVLFRQLSAILILLPFCLFNREHNLLVGIKWHILRGHIWLFGAICMVLALNNMPLATANAIFYAAPLIMLPLAMLMFQERLTKTTILVAVLGFVGVLIVIKPTHISWAAIFAFIVAFTVALNNILIRKLPKQLSVFQILLLTNVVGTPAALALAIWEGKAWDWSAALTAAGSSSFILVYAGICVLVYRSIETNKVASAEYTGLLAAVAVGIIWFNEIPDLSMLLGAAFIILPLLWLAKQNTKPHKKTKEVTLCDNPN; encoded by the coding sequence GTGGCCAAAAATTCAATTAAATTCGCCATTGCGTTATTAGTTATCGGTAATATTGTTGCTGTTTTTTCTGATGCGCTAATAAAAACCTTATCCGCCGATGGCCCTATATATCAGTTCGTACTTTTTCGCCAATTAAGTGCAATTTTAATTTTATTACCCTTTTGTTTATTTAACCGCGAACACAATCTGTTAGTCGGCATAAAGTGGCATATATTACGCGGCCATATTTGGTTGTTTGGTGCTATCTGTATGGTATTGGCATTAAATAACATGCCCTTAGCTACGGCTAATGCCATTTTTTATGCTGCACCGCTAATCATGTTGCCTTTAGCTATGCTAATGTTTCAAGAGCGCTTAACTAAAACCACTATATTGGTTGCTGTGCTAGGCTTTGTGGGTGTATTAATAGTGATTAAACCCACTCATATTAGTTGGGCGGCTATATTTGCCTTTATTGTGGCCTTTACTGTAGCGCTAAATAATATCTTAATCCGTAAGCTGCCAAAGCAGTTATCGGTGTTTCAAATTTTATTACTAACTAATGTCGTAGGCACACCTGCAGCCTTAGCTTTGGCTATTTGGGAAGGTAAAGCTTGGGATTGGAGCGCCGCGCTAACGGCTGCTGGCTCAAGTAGCTTTATTTTAGTTTATGCTGGGATCTGTGTTTTGGTGTACCGCTCTATTGAAACCAATAAAGTTGCTAGTGCTGAATATACAGGTTTATTAGCCGCCGTAGCCGTAGGAATTATCTGGTTTAATGAAATACCTGATCTAAGTATGCTGCTGGGTGCTGCTTTTATTATTTTACCTTTGCTATGGCTTGCCAAACAGAACACAAAGCCGCATAAAAAAACAAAAGAAGTTACACTCTGCGACAACCCAAACTAA
- a CDS encoding glutathione peroxidase — MMLKDISGKTVPNVTFAVRKNDEWQSITTDDIFKNKTVVVFSLPGAFTPTCSSTHLPRYNELASVFKQNGVDDIVCISVNDTFVMNAWTESQEANNITLLPDGNGEFTDGMGMLVDKNDLGFGKRSWRYSMLVKDGVIDKMFIEPDVPGDPFEVSDADTMLDYINPKQVKQDAISMFTKPNCPFCTRAKALLTDKGLVFEEIVMGSQASLTSLKAISGRDTVPQIFIGGKHIGGSDDLANYFA, encoded by the coding sequence ATCATGTTAAAAGATATTAGTGGTAAAACCGTACCTAACGTAACTTTTGCAGTGCGTAAAAATGATGAATGGCAATCCATTACTACAGACGATATTTTTAAAAATAAAACGGTTGTAGTATTTTCGTTACCAGGTGCTTTTACCCCTACTTGTTCATCTACTCACTTACCGCGTTATAACGAATTAGCTAGTGTCTTTAAGCAAAATGGCGTTGATGACATAGTGTGTATTTCTGTTAACGATACTTTTGTTATGAATGCTTGGACTGAAAGCCAAGAAGCCAACAACATCACTTTACTACCCGACGGTAATGGCGAGTTCACAGACGGTATGGGCATGTTGGTTGATAAAAATGATCTAGGCTTTGGCAAGCGCAGCTGGCGTTATTCTATGCTTGTAAAAGACGGCGTTATCGACAAAATGTTTATCGAGCCAGATGTACCAGGCGATCCGTTCGAAGTATCTGATGCCGATACTATGCTTGATTACATTAACCCTAAACAAGTTAAGCAAGATGCCATTAGCATGTTCACTAAACCTAATTGCCCATTTTGTACCAGAGCTAAAGCTTTACTAACAGATAAAGGCTTAGTATTTGAAGAAATAGTAATGGGCAGCCAAGCCTCGTTAACTAGCTTAAAAGCCATTTCAGGCCGTGATACCGTTCCGCAAATATTTATTGGCGGTAAACATATTGGTGGCTCAGACGATTTAGCAAACTACTTCGCTTAA
- a CDS encoding Lrp/AsnC family transcriptional regulator: MKPYIYDTLDSALISELRKDGRASISYLAQSLKVSRATVQNRLDRLISSGAILGFTVRVHAEVELQVVRAIMMIEVTGKSTSQVVSKIRGIPELVKLHTTNGAWDLVAEIQTTSLAEFDRVLRRVREVDGILNSETSILLSSM; encoded by the coding sequence ATGAAACCTTACATTTATGACACTTTAGATAGCGCCCTCATTTCTGAACTACGTAAAGATGGCCGAGCTTCTATTTCTTATTTAGCGCAAAGTTTAAAAGTATCACGGGCAACAGTTCAAAATAGGTTAGATAGATTAATTTCTTCTGGGGCTATTTTAGGTTTTACTGTACGAGTTCATGCCGAAGTGGAATTACAAGTAGTACGTGCCATTATGATGATTGAAGTAACCGGCAAGTCTACCTCGCAAGTTGTGAGTAAAATTCGCGGTATTCCTGAATTAGTTAAGCTGCACACTACTAATGGTGCTTGGGATTTAGTTGCTGAAATACAAACAACCAGCTTAGCTGAGTTTGATAGGGTGCTAAGGCGAGTAAGAGAAGTAGACGGTATTCTAAACAGCGAAACTAGCATATTATTGTCTAGTATGTAG
- a CDS encoding ornithine cyclodeaminase — MDSSVKLTNSEYSPELTRVPSLDYIKNFIIEPKKGVPFVSVAAMAKLINNLGIETSIKTILTRIESDYKRWHKFEKSARYASHSKNGVIELMPVSDGNMFACKYVNGHPINTKQNLQTVAAFGILADVATGYPILLSEMCVLTALRTAATSAMVAKYCAPSNASTVALIGNGAQSEFQALAMKAVLGIRHFKLYDVDKAASQKTYNNLQGYDIDVVICSSAAEAVQGAQIITTCTADKKNATILHDDMIGTGVFINAIGGDCPGKTELDSKILQRADKVFVEFEPQTRVEGEIQQLPADFAVTEFYKVVQQNQSGRDNDQQLIVFDGVGFASEDFSALVFLRDLLVQQPEHLVLDLITQQADPRNLFSVVRES; from the coding sequence ATGGATAGCAGCGTGAAATTAACCAACAGCGAATATAGCCCTGAGTTAACAAGGGTCCCAAGCTTAGATTATATTAAAAACTTTATTATCGAGCCCAAAAAGGGCGTTCCTTTTGTTAGCGTAGCTGCTATGGCTAAGTTAATAAATAATCTTGGTATAGAAACTAGTATCAAGACGATATTAACCAGAATAGAGAGCGACTATAAACGTTGGCATAAGTTTGAAAAGTCTGCTCGCTATGCTAGCCACTCTAAAAACGGTGTTATCGAACTAATGCCAGTGAGTGATGGTAATATGTTTGCTTGTAAATATGTAAATGGCCACCCTATTAATACTAAGCAGAATCTGCAAACTGTTGCGGCTTTTGGTATTTTAGCCGATGTGGCCACTGGCTACCCTATTTTACTGTCAGAAATGTGCGTGCTAACTGCACTTAGAACAGCTGCTACATCTGCTATGGTTGCTAAATACTGTGCACCTAGTAATGCCAGCACTGTCGCTTTAATTGGTAATGGTGCCCAATCTGAGTTTCAGGCTTTAGCCATGAAGGCAGTATTAGGTATTAGACATTTTAAACTTTATGATGTAGATAAAGCTGCTAGCCAAAAAACGTATAATAACCTTCAAGGTTATGATATTGACGTTGTTATCTGCTCTTCAGCCGCTGAAGCTGTGCAAGGTGCACAAATTATCACTACCTGTACTGCTGATAAGAAAAATGCCACTATTTTGCATGACGATATGATAGGTACAGGCGTATTTATTAACGCTATTGGTGGCGATTGCCCAGGTAAAACAGAGTTAGACAGTAAAATATTACAACGTGCCGATAAAGTATTTGTCGAGTTTGAACCGCAAACCCGAGTCGAAGGTGAAATTCAGCAATTACCGGCAGACTTTGCTGTTACCGAGTTTTATAAGGTAGTACAGCAAAACCAAAGTGGTCGTGATAATGATCAACAACTCATTGTTTTTGATGGTGTTGGCTTTGCTAGCGAAGATTTTTCTGCGCTGGTATTCTTACGCGACTTGTTAGTGCAACAGCCTGAGCATCTAGTACTAGACTTAATTACTCAACAAGCTGATCCGCGCAATCTATTTTCCGTTGTTCGTGAGTCTTAA
- the ctlX gene encoding citrulline utilization hydrolase CtlX, whose amino-acid sequence MQNTVNIQAPSSIVMVRPHQFVSNPQTMADNAFQVPLKQAQSAQAAYDEITAAITALQNSGIEVHVYEDKGTSTPDSVFPNNWFSTHHNGLIISYPMYAENRRLEYRQDIIDFLQNHYNYEQFVDLRHYTFEDKFLEGTGSIVFDHQQKLAYAVQSKRTDPELLDIVCKHLGYQAVVFNASDEKNIPVYHTNVLMCLASDYVMIGMDMVDTADQARLYNHFNQAGLTVIELSNQQIHQFCGNAIELQSDTGSVLALSRTAYNALNQEQRSTIAKYSTLLPLDVPTIEAAGGSVRCMIAGVHY is encoded by the coding sequence ATGCAAAATACAGTTAATATTCAAGCACCTAGTTCCATTGTAATGGTTCGCCCCCATCAGTTTGTATCTAATCCACAAACCATGGCCGATAATGCTTTTCAGGTACCGCTTAAGCAGGCTCAATCAGCGCAAGCCGCTTATGATGAAATCACGGCCGCTATTACTGCCTTGCAAAATAGTGGCATAGAAGTGCATGTGTATGAAGATAAAGGCACGAGTACGCCCGACTCGGTATTTCCTAATAATTGGTTTTCTACCCACCATAATGGGCTAATTATTAGCTACCCTATGTATGCAGAAAACAGACGCTTAGAATATCGCCAAGATATTATCGACTTTCTACAAAACCACTATAATTATGAGCAGTTTGTCGACTTACGCCATTATACTTTTGAAGATAAATTTTTAGAAGGTACTGGCTCTATCGTCTTTGATCATCAACAAAAACTGGCCTATGCCGTGCAATCTAAACGTACAGATCCAGAATTATTAGATATTGTATGTAAACATCTAGGTTATCAAGCAGTGGTATTTAATGCCTCGGATGAAAAGAATATACCGGTTTATCATACTAACGTTTTAATGTGCCTAGCTTCTGATTATGTGATGATAGGTATGGACATGGTAGACACTGCGGATCAAGCCCGTTTATATAATCACTTTAACCAAGCTGGCTTAACGGTTATAGAACTAAGTAACCAGCAAATCCATCAATTTTGTGGTAATGCGATAGAGCTGCAATCTGACACAGGCTCGGTACTGGCGCTATCAAGAACAGCTTATAATGCATTAAACCAAGAGCAAAGATCTACTATAGCTAAGTACAGCACCTTATTACCGCTAGATGTCCCTACTATTGAAGCAGCTGGTGGTTCTGTCCGTTGTATGATTGCAGGTGTCCATTACTAA
- a CDS encoding zinc-dependent metalloprotease, translated as MKMVSLLGVLVLAPALYTTTSVDAASITQPANSTAISAISIEKFTAGMNQQNGYFDIYYDAKTDKVYLHVDKFKQPFIFQSSLPRGIGSNDIGLDRGQLGATRLVQFEQYGNKVLLKQLNTYYRAETDNAAERLSIDEAFASSVIAGLPVVASTKSSLLVDYTDFLKSDIHQISASLARQKQGNYKVDSNRSGVYLPRTKAFVRNTELEALVTYSGENAGNYIRQVTPASNAISVHLHHSLVALPEDGYEAKPFHPYSGYWNVEYMDYGTAFDAPIIKRLLPKHRLAKKNPNAAVSEAVEPIIYYLDPGVPEPVRTALIDGAMWWNSAFEKIGYKDAFQVKDLPKDADPMDVRYNVIQWVHRATRGWSYGASVTDPRTGEIIKGHVTLGSLRVRQDYLIATGVTAPYSSDNADVSSQKAMALARIRQLSAHEIGHTIGLAHNFAGSANGLSTVMDYPHPKFSIKDGNISVENAYREGLGEWDNYTIAYGYGDYSEAELAKLAKQAKQQGLAYISDQDARPQGGVSALGHLWDNGSDPVAELNRLNQVRQVALANFGLNNIATGQPLASLQEALVPVYLLHRYQVEAVTKLVGGAFYEYEVKGDYSQPKGVKWVDSKQQLQALDAMLDTVQADYLTLPNTLLALIPPKAFGDSNNRESFSGRYGLAFDPLSAAEASANFTLKLILHPQRLNRLSGQQLLDKVIDKVIASTIEQKGAKGQQLLVQQRVAHVSFYQLMQSLTATELAPEAQALLHSKLHRLDRWLAKQKDASHQQLHHQWQRYLETNQWQPSFEPKPLPPGSPI; from the coding sequence ATGAAGATGGTTAGCCTGCTTGGTGTGCTTGTATTGGCACCCGCCTTATATACTACCACTAGTGTCGATGCCGCAAGCATCACTCAACCCGCAAATTCAACTGCCATCAGCGCAATCTCTATTGAAAAATTTACTGCCGGCATGAACCAGCAAAATGGCTATTTTGATATTTATTATGATGCCAAAACCGATAAAGTATATTTGCACGTTGATAAATTCAAGCAGCCTTTTATTTTTCAAAGCTCTTTACCTCGCGGTATAGGCTCTAACGATATAGGCTTAGATCGTGGCCAACTTGGCGCCACCCGTTTAGTGCAATTTGAACAATACGGCAATAAAGTTTTATTAAAACAGCTTAACACCTACTACCGCGCCGAAACAGACAACGCTGCTGAGCGCTTAAGTATAGACGAAGCCTTTGCTAGCTCTGTTATTGCCGGTTTACCCGTGGTTGCCAGCACCAAATCATCTTTACTGGTTGATTATACTGACTTTTTAAAAAGCGATATTCATCAAATAAGCGCTAGCCTAGCCCGACAAAAACAAGGCAATTATAAAGTAGACAGCAATCGCAGCGGCGTTTATTTACCCCGAACAAAAGCTTTTGTTCGCAATACCGAGCTAGAAGCCTTAGTCACTTATAGCGGTGAAAACGCGGGTAATTATATCCGCCAAGTTACACCTGCAAGCAATGCCATAAGCGTACACTTACACCACTCTTTAGTCGCTTTGCCTGAAGATGGCTATGAAGCAAAACCTTTCCATCCTTATTCTGGTTACTGGAATGTGGAATATATGGATTACGGCACCGCCTTTGATGCCCCCATTATTAAACGTTTATTACCTAAACATCGCTTAGCGAAAAAAAATCCCAACGCCGCGGTTAGCGAAGCGGTAGAACCCATTATTTACTACCTTGACCCCGGTGTGCCAGAGCCTGTTCGTACAGCCTTAATTGATGGCGCTATGTGGTGGAACAGTGCCTTTGAAAAAATAGGTTATAAAGATGCCTTTCAAGTAAAAGACTTACCCAAAGATGCCGATCCTATGGATGTGCGTTATAACGTCATTCAGTGGGTTCACCGCGCAACGCGTGGCTGGTCTTATGGTGCTAGCGTTACCGATCCGCGCACCGGCGAAATTATTAAAGGCCACGTAACCTTAGGCTCGTTACGAGTTCGCCAAGATTACTTAATCGCCACGGGCGTTACCGCCCCTTACAGCAGTGATAATGCCGATGTATCAAGCCAAAAAGCCATGGCCTTAGCCCGTATTCGCCAACTGTCTGCCCATGAAATTGGCCACACTATTGGCCTTGCCCATAACTTTGCCGGTAGCGCCAATGGCCTATCTACTGTTATGGATTACCCACACCCTAAATTTAGCATTAAAGACGGTAATATCAGCGTAGAAAACGCCTACCGCGAAGGCTTAGGCGAATGGGATAACTACACTATTGCCTATGGCTACGGTGATTATTCAGAAGCAGAATTAGCTAAGTTAGCTAAGCAAGCAAAACAGCAAGGCTTAGCTTATATTTCTGACCAAGACGCACGTCCGCAAGGTGGCGTAAGTGCACTGGGCCATTTATGGGATAACGGCAGCGATCCGGTAGCAGAGCTTAACCGCTTAAACCAAGTGCGCCAAGTTGCCCTAGCTAACTTTGGTTTAAATAACATTGCCACAGGCCAGCCGCTTGCTTCACTGCAAGAAGCCCTAGTGCCAGTGTATTTACTGCATCGTTATCAAGTAGAAGCTGTTACTAAGTTAGTCGGTGGCGCTTTTTATGAATACGAAGTAAAAGGCGACTATAGCCAACCTAAAGGTGTTAAATGGGTTGATAGCAAACAGCAATTGCAAGCATTAGACGCTATGCTAGATACAGTACAAGCTGATTACTTAACCCTGCCTAATACATTGCTAGCGCTCATTCCCCCTAAGGCATTTGGCGACAGCAATAACCGCGAAAGCTTTAGCGGCCGTTATGGCTTAGCCTTTGATCCGCTTTCAGCAGCGGAAGCCTCGGCTAACTTTACCTTAAAACTCATACTGCACCCACAGCGCTTAAACCGGTTAAGTGGTCAGCAATTATTAGATAAAGTAATAGACAAGGTAATTGCCAGCACCATTGAGCAAAAAGGCGCTAAAGGCCAGCAGTTATTGGTTCAGCAACGTGTTGCCCATGTTAGCTTTTATCAACTAATGCAAAGCCTAACGGCAACCGAGCTTGCGCCAGAAGCACAAGCTTTACTGCACAGTAAGCTGCATCGGCTTGATCGCTGGTTAGCCAAACAAAAAGATGCCAGCCATCAACAGCTACATCATCAATGGCAGCGCTACTTAGAGACTAATCAGTGGCAGCCAAGCTTTGAGCCTAAACCCTTACCACCAGGCTCACCTATTTAA
- a CDS encoding phosphoglycerate mutase family protein — translation MRFITFSVLLGLSFASLANSVYLVRHAEKQASGADPALTLCGQGRADALAAYFSEHNLAAVFSTDYQRTKQTAAAVAASKQLAVTDYDPRQPATLVQQLKLVQQLKNNNQSVLVVGHSNTVPELVTLLSGIQVSPLTEQDYAMLYQVKLAAIPSVTISRQAYRCQNKQ, via the coding sequence ATGCGTTTTATTACTTTTAGTGTGTTGTTGGGCTTGTCGTTTGCTAGTTTGGCCAATAGCGTTTATTTAGTGCGGCATGCTGAAAAACAAGCTAGCGGCGCTGATCCGGCGTTAACGCTGTGTGGTCAGGGCAGGGCGGATGCCTTAGCTGCGTATTTTTCTGAACATAATTTAGCGGCGGTGTTTAGCACCGATTATCAGCGTACTAAGCAAACCGCTGCGGCTGTTGCTGCGAGTAAGCAATTAGCTGTAACTGATTATGATCCACGCCAACCGGCTACGCTAGTGCAGCAATTAAAATTAGTGCAGCAATTAAAAAATAATAACCAAAGTGTTTTGGTGGTCGGTCATAGTAATACCGTGCCCGAGCTAGTTACGCTATTGTCGGGTATTCAGGTGTCGCCATTAACCGAGCAAGATTACGCTATGTTGTACCAGGTTAAGTTAGCCGCTATTCCAAGCGTGACTATTAGTCGGCAAGCTTATCGCTGCCAAAATAAACAGTAA